From the genome of Helicoverpa zea isolate HzStark_Cry1AcR chromosome 1, ilHelZeax1.1, whole genome shotgun sequence, one region includes:
- the LOC124633010 gene encoding uncharacterized protein LOC124633010, which translates to MEVPDDFLLMIDQLRSNSSMLPRAASRQSAQNGTTESNRRCVCDKGICKCCTGYFMDLLKQKACMRVTYHPGDFAFDVAMSLNNRILYENSLSGKNPRPICISPPRINNLKVCAKFYNVFFPGRNFHFCLAMTGHWRSFELFNFAFDCLRMGANGIAMVKPYEDVGIPIPDPQGGVDAVIDAGDEDIDDYDENVVRSILNLFDR; encoded by the exons ATGGAAGTTCCGGACGACTTTTTGTTGATGATTGATCAGTTGCGAAGCAATTCATCGATGCTCCCGCGTGCAGCGTCCCGGCAGAGTGCCCAAAATGGTACTACGGAGAGTAACAGACGCTGTGTTTGTGACAAGGGTATCTGCAAATGCTGTACTGGCTACTTCATGGATTTGTTGAAGCAAAAGGCTTGTATGCGAGTTACATATCACCCGGGAGACTTTGCTTTCGATGTGGCCATGTCCCTCAACAATAGGATACTCTATGAAAACTCTTTGTCAG GCAAAAATCCCAGACCAATATGCATAAGCCCACCAAGGATAAACAATTTGAAAGTGTGCGCGAAGTTCTACAACGTGTTCTTCCCAGGAAGGAACTTTCACTTTTGTTTGGCAATGACAGGACATTGGCGGTCGTTTGAACTCTTCAATTTCGCTTTTGACTGCTTACG GATGGGTGCCAACGGCATAGCGATGGTTAAACCTTACGAAGACGTCGGGATACCTATCCCAGACCCTCAGGGAGGAGTGGATGCAGTCATCGATGCCGGAGACGAAGACATAGATGATTATGACGAAAACGTTGTGCGGTCTATATTGAATCTGTTTGACCGAtaa
- the LOC124630752 gene encoding N-alpha-acetyltransferase 35, NatC auxiliary subunit isoform X2, giving the protein MDSLGATPEVIYNWVDITSDFFSHIQDLQLGELLHDGHLFGLFEAMSAIEMMDPKMDAGMLCNRGNPKPLNFQQAVAAGKLKIDDLEPSELIGIIDATMACIVSWLEGHSLAQTVFTNLYLHQPHSINNKTLKAYCIAVYKLLDCIRDCINKAQVFEEEDFQPMGYGYRLGSNPQSGNTYDARLEVSEQKCVLMLREQEEELNKKARSSDDEDNLWAALQARIRFTRMFFQALLMITKRDSQSGADCVALLNGCSEMMKVIIKTSGKGTQPVENSDSPNPMGFEPMINQRLLPPTFPRYTRIKHRAEALHYFDELVARLRHAWKITSCTNFHTALDFFMEFSRQRACILSRSALQLLYLSPSPANTAAMAQSAMNGPAGQPRPHHPFVEILRESVKNFVNPPALTPKSPMVSTPQAREFVENFLARCVRPFAVLLQVCGHNRARQRDKLALLLDEFAALQEEAEGVDAVVSGAAGTGPRACFGTWLLYHVLRVMIAYLLSGLELELYSVHEYHYIFWYLYEFLYGWLVSALGRAENLAGDAARRDARDSRKQRKSKKRVRPYAREGLLCNVMQNMCGGYYKALVAFKLQGKIRQPQSEFDNEAVRYKHRFAPLSVLTPPQVHYHEFCEMTQPLQYENPVILYLGGCKHFQQARSLLETITTPDQEVQDLLKVAKTNFVVLKLLAGGHKRDSTVPPEFDFSVHRHFPIIKLV; this is encoded by the exons ATGGATTCCCTGGGAGCAACACCTGAAGTCATCTATAATTGGGTTGACATAACATCAGATTTCTTCAGTCATATTCAAG acCTTCAACTTGGAGAGTTACTTCATGATGGGCACTTGTTTGGCCTCTTCGAGGCCATGTCGGCCATTGAGATGATGGACCCCAAAATGGATGCCGGGATGCTCTGCAACCGAGGCAATCCTAAACCATTGAACTTCCAGCAAGCAGTTGCT GCTGGAAAGTTGAAAATAGATGATCTAGAGCCGTCCGAGCTAATAGGCATCATTGATGCCACAATGGCTTGCATAGTCTCGTGGTTGGAAGGACATTCCCTCGCTCAGACAGTGTTCACCAACCTCTATCTACATCAACCTCATTCTATCAATAACAAGACTTTGAAAGCATATTGTATTGCTGTGTATAAACTGCTGGATTGCATCAGGGATTGTATTAACAA GGCCCAAGTGTTTGAAGAGGAAGACTTCCAACCCATGGGTTACGGTTATCGTCTGGGCTCGAACCCACAGTCAGGTAACACATATGACGCACGTCTTGAAGTCAGTGAGCAGAAGTGCGTGCTGATGCTTAGAGAGCAAGAGGAGGAACTCAATAAGAAGGCTAGGAGTTCTGATGACGAG GACAATCTATGGGCAGCCTTACAAGCCCGCATCAGATTCACCAGGATGTTCTTCCAAGCTCTCCTGATGATCACAAAGAGAGACTCGCAGTCCGGAGCCGATTGCGTCGCCCTGCTCAATGGCTGCTCGGAGATGATGAAGGTCATTATCAAGACCTCGGGGAAAGGAACACAGCCTGTGGAGAATT CTGACTCCCCAAATCCCATGGGGTTCGAGCCGATGATCAACCAGCGCCTGTTACCGCCCACGTTCCCTCGCTACACGCGCATCAAGCACCGGGCCGAGGCGCTGCACTACTTCGACGAGCTGGTCGCCAGGCTGAGGCATGCGTGGAAGATCACTTCCTGCACCAACTTCCATACCGCGCTG GACTTCTTCATGGAGTTCAGCCGTCAGCGTGCGTGCATCTTGTCTCGCTCAGCTCTGCAGCTGCTGTACCTCAGCCCGTCGCCCGCCAACACGGCGGCGATGGCTCAGAGCGCTATGAACGGGCCCGCTGGCCAGCCAAGGCCGCATCATCCCTTTGTGGAAATACTCAGAGAATCTGTAAAGAATTTCGTCAACCCGCCCGCTTTGACCCCGAAGTCGCCTATGGTTTCTACGCCGCAA GCTCGGGAATTCGTAGAGAACTTCCTGGCTCGTTGCGTACGTCCGTTCGCGGTGCTGCTACAGGTGTGCGGACACAACCGCGCGAGGCAGCGGGACAAGCTCGCGTTGTTGTTGGACGAGTTCGCTGCACTGCAGGAGGAG GCGGAGGGCGTGGACGCGGTGgtgagcggcgcggcgggcacGGGCCCGCGCGCCTGCTTCGGCACGTGGCTGCTGTACCACGTGCTGCGCGTCATGATCGCGTACTTACTGTCCGGCCTCGAGCTAGAGCTCTACAGTGTGCACGAGTACCATTATATCTTCTG GTACTTATACGAGTTCCTATACGGCTGGCTGGTATCAGCGCTGGGCCGGGCTGAGAACCTCGCAGGCGACGCGGCTCGACGCGACGCCCGCGACTCGCGCAAGCAGCGCAAGAGCAAGAAGCGAGTGCGGCCATACGCCAGGGAGGGACTGCTGTGCAACGTCATGCAGAACATGTGCGGAGGGTATTATAAG GCGCTCGTAGCGTTCAAGCTACAAGGCAAGATCCGTCAGCCGCAGTCGGAGTTCGACAACGAGGCGGTGCGGTACAAGCACCGGTTTGCGCCTCTGTCCGTGCTGACGCCGCCGCAGGTGCACTACCACGAGTTCTGCGAGATGACGCAGCCGCTGCA ATACGAGAACCCTGTGATACTATATCTCGGTGGATGCAAACACTTCCAGCAGGCTCGCTCTTTGCTTGAAACCATCACAACACCAGATCAggaa GTTCAAGATCTGCTGAAGGTAGCCAAAACAAATTTCGTAGTATTAAAGCTGTTAGCCGGAGGACACAAACGGGACTCAACGGTGCCACCAGAATTCGACTTTTCAGTACATAGACATTTTCCTATTATAAAACTAGTGTAG
- the LOC124646089 gene encoding uncharacterized protein LOC124646089, with protein sequence MGPAIKLFLLLMLITCRLGSGDKAYKVIKIRVPQTIWRQALHPTPVLKSPVTITVPINVQDDNVEEDDDFIEDEIEDEVPTVTDAVVVQNTSVTQVLQDPAPVVSTAAPIVTQSPVLQDQVVTQQPTQDVPGQVIRFPCACRSRQCGCCTGAILERIRMKACGNITFVPEDFVFDVRMTVNNNTVVRRRVSASDPPPICFNPRRAPFIRICAEISNIQIRNRNAHACLDINADIGGFPVYSASFRCFRLGASGVQTGLKPRPISSGPEPVSLFGNADNDDDGGGFLENAVGDVIGGDGLFGGGGSSDDDGPFDGIGDAFGDFFDGDS encoded by the exons ATGGGCCCAGCAATAAAACTGTTCTTGTTGTTAATGCTAATCACTTGCCGTTTAGGATCGG GTGATAAAGcatataaagtaattaaaatcagAGTACCACAAACGATATGGAGACAAGCCCTGCATCCGACTCCAGTACTAAAATCTCCTGTAACGATCACTGTGCCTATAAACGTTCAAGATGACAACGTTGAAGAAGATGATGATTTTATAGAGGATGAAATAGAAGATGAAGTTCCAACTGTTACCGACGCTGTCGTTGTTCAGAATACCAGTGTGACACAAGTGCTACAAGATCCAGCACCGGTAGTATCAACTGCAGCACCAATTGTTACACAGAGTCCAGTACTACAAGATCAAGTAGTTACCCAACAGCCTACACAAGACGTTCCTGGTCAAGTAATTCGATTCCCTTGTGCTTGTCGAAGTAGACAGTGCGGGTGTTGTACGGGAGCCATACTGGAACGCATCAGAATGAAAGCGTGTGGAAACATCACCTTTGTTCCAGAAGATTTTGTATTCGATGTGAGGATGACTGTCAATAATAACACTGTTGTACGCCGACGAGTTTCAG CCAGCGACCCGCCGCCGATATGCTTCAATCCACGAAGAGCTCCCTTCATTCGTATTTGTGCCGAAATATCCAATATTCAAATTAGAAACCGGAATGCTCACGCCTGCTTAGACATCAATGCAGATATTGGTGGATTCCCAGTTTATTCCGCGTCCTTCAGATGTTTCAG ACTAGGGGCATCTGGTGTTCAGACAGGATTGAAGCCCAGGCCTATTTCATCGGGACCCGAGCCAGTCAGCCTATTTGGCAATGCTGATAACGACGATGACGGTGGGGGCTTCTTGGAAAACGCTGTGGGCGATGTTATTGGTGGAGACGGTTTATTTGGAGGCGGAGGCTCAAGTGACGACGATGGTCCATTCGATGGCATCGGTGATGCTTTCGGAGATTTTTTTGACGGCGACTCCTAG
- the LOC124630775 gene encoding uncharacterized protein LOC124630775, with translation MTKILAVFVVLCVIAFGSGYASRTNRHFNNREDNSMDVTDFSIYYDIDSNTTIRKMMPRPWYQPGWRLRLPFKGGKCTCEELKCNCCSGMRIPAFNFDRQTCAELTFDPSEGYLDLNVKMNNESIFHKSYSATNPPPFCIPIPIPYVPINILDMCIRLFDITIDFTKMHVCMDWDTRVDKAPVLILHFDCMDLGLGGISLTKPNTNQITGGGANEPPQLNGDVYDPVTENVPASTQHPVFNNSVKYI, from the exons ATGACGAAAATACTTGCGGTGTTTGTTGTTCTGTGCGTTATTGCGTTTGGTTCAG gCTATGCATCCAGAACCAACCGGCATTTCAACAATAGAGAAGACAATTCAATGGATGTTACCGATTTTTCTATCTACTATGACATCGATTCGAATACG ACAATTAGAAAAATGATGCCTCGTCCCTGGTACCAGCCTGGATGGCGTCTGCGACTTCCCTTCAAAGGTGGGAAGTGCACGTGCGAAGAACTCAAGTGCAACTGCTGTTCCGGAATGCGTATCCCAGCTTTCAATTTCGACAGGCAAA CCTGTGCTGAGCTGACTTTCGATCCATCAGAAGGATACTTGGATCTAAACGTGAAGATGAACAACGAGAGCATTTTCCACAAATCCTATTCAG CAACAAACCCGCCGCCGTTCTGCATCCCCATCCCGATTCCTTACGTGCCCATCAACATCTTGGACATGTGCATCAGACTGTTCGACATTACTATCGACTTCACTAAGATGCATGTCTGCATGGACTGGGACACTCGAGTTGACAAAGCTCCAGTTTTG ATTCTTCACTTCGATTGTATGGACTTGGGTCTCGGTGGAATTAGCCTTACGAAGCCAAATACAAATCAAATAACTGGAGGAGGAGCAAATGAGCCTCCGCAACTAAACGGCGATGTGTATGATCCCGTTACTGAAAATGTCCCTGCATCCACCCAACATCCTGTATTCAACAATAGTgtcaaatatatttaa
- the LOC124630781 gene encoding uncharacterized protein LOC124630781 isoform X2: protein MADEPECQLRRRKVSGNPNLPLNLDVEYLVSDGDPDQGTPSPSNVRRLSHQKQKSSSSALLDYKNKQQSFDIQVEECEEEEIIIESEDDDEDNAEGGDDRSITPTPIQDFGANVVYTEGPQATDFLRVKAMEAECYTDVSDADTDEEGN, encoded by the exons atggcagacgaACCAGAATGCCAACTGCGCCGGCGAAAGGTATCAGGCAACCCTAACCTGCCTTTGAACCTGGACGTGGAATACCTGGTCAGCGACGGAGACCCCGACCAGGGCACGCCCTCACCTAGCAATGTTAGGCGCTTGTCTCATCAGAAACAGAAGTCGTCGTCTTCAGCACTCCTCGACTATAAGAATAAGCAGCAATCTTTTGATATTCAG GTTGAGGAGTGCGAAGAAGAAGAGATAATAATAGAGAGTGAAGACGACGACGAGGACAATGCTGAGGGCGGCGATGATCGCTCCATCACACCAACGCCTATACAGGACTTCGGGGCCAATGTCGTGTATACAGAAG GTCCGCAGGCTACAGACTTCTTGAGGGTAAAAGCAATGGAAGCCGAATGTTATACGGACGTCTCTGACGCGGACACTGATGAAGAAGGCAACtaa
- the LOC124630781 gene encoding uncharacterized protein LOC124630781 isoform X1, with translation MSLFNQEELAMIAIALDEEEADDQEDHKQAKKRIWVCELGEDRETLGEFHTLCQKLTPIFFSVPDGTRQGRFPGNVWIALYSSHISSYHFQVEECEEEEIIIESEDDDEDNAEGGDDRSITPTPIQDFGANVVYTEGPQATDFLRVKAMEAECYTDVSDADTDEEGN, from the exons ATGTCTTTGTTTAACCAAGAAGAGTTGGCAATGATTGCAATAGCGCTAGATGAAGAAGAAGCAGATGACCAAGAAGACCATAAGCAGGCAAAAAAACGTATTTGGGTATGTGAGCTGGGGGAAGATAGAGAAACTTTAGGAGAATTTCACACATTATGCCAGAAACTCACGCCGATTTTTTTCTCCGTCCCTGACGGAACACGGCAGGGACGATTTCCCGGAAATGTGTGGATAGCGCTTTACTCGTCTCATATAAGTTCTTATCATTTTCAGGTTGAGGAGTGCGAAGAAGAAGAGATAATAATAGAGAGTGAAGACGACGACGAGGACAATGCTGAGGGCGGCGATGATCGCTCCATCACACCAACGCCTATACAGGACTTCGGGGCCAATGTCGTGTATACAGAAG GTCCGCAGGCTACAGACTTCTTGAGGGTAAAAGCAATGGAAGCCGAATGTTATACGGACGTCTCTGACGCGGACACTGATGAAGAAGGCAACtaa
- the LOC124630752 gene encoding N-alpha-acetyltransferase 35, NatC auxiliary subunit isoform X1, translating to MGDNDDYYDGDGRMDSLGATPEVIYNWVDITSDFFSHIQDLQLGELLHDGHLFGLFEAMSAIEMMDPKMDAGMLCNRGNPKPLNFQQAVAAGKLKIDDLEPSELIGIIDATMACIVSWLEGHSLAQTVFTNLYLHQPHSINNKTLKAYCIAVYKLLDCIRDCINKAQVFEEEDFQPMGYGYRLGSNPQSGNTYDARLEVSEQKCVLMLREQEEELNKKARSSDDEDNLWAALQARIRFTRMFFQALLMITKRDSQSGADCVALLNGCSEMMKVIIKTSGKGTQPVENSDSPNPMGFEPMINQRLLPPTFPRYTRIKHRAEALHYFDELVARLRHAWKITSCTNFHTALDFFMEFSRQRACILSRSALQLLYLSPSPANTAAMAQSAMNGPAGQPRPHHPFVEILRESVKNFVNPPALTPKSPMVSTPQAREFVENFLARCVRPFAVLLQVCGHNRARQRDKLALLLDEFAALQEEAEGVDAVVSGAAGTGPRACFGTWLLYHVLRVMIAYLLSGLELELYSVHEYHYIFWYLYEFLYGWLVSALGRAENLAGDAARRDARDSRKQRKSKKRVRPYAREGLLCNVMQNMCGGYYKALVAFKLQGKIRQPQSEFDNEAVRYKHRFAPLSVLTPPQVHYHEFCEMTQPLQYENPVILYLGGCKHFQQARSLLETITTPDQEVQDLLKVAKTNFVVLKLLAGGHKRDSTVPPEFDFSVHRHFPIIKLV from the exons ATGGGCGATAATGATGATTATTATGATGGTGACGG GAGAATGGATTCCCTGGGAGCAACACCTGAAGTCATCTATAATTGGGTTGACATAACATCAGATTTCTTCAGTCATATTCAAG acCTTCAACTTGGAGAGTTACTTCATGATGGGCACTTGTTTGGCCTCTTCGAGGCCATGTCGGCCATTGAGATGATGGACCCCAAAATGGATGCCGGGATGCTCTGCAACCGAGGCAATCCTAAACCATTGAACTTCCAGCAAGCAGTTGCT GCTGGAAAGTTGAAAATAGATGATCTAGAGCCGTCCGAGCTAATAGGCATCATTGATGCCACAATGGCTTGCATAGTCTCGTGGTTGGAAGGACATTCCCTCGCTCAGACAGTGTTCACCAACCTCTATCTACATCAACCTCATTCTATCAATAACAAGACTTTGAAAGCATATTGTATTGCTGTGTATAAACTGCTGGATTGCATCAGGGATTGTATTAACAA GGCCCAAGTGTTTGAAGAGGAAGACTTCCAACCCATGGGTTACGGTTATCGTCTGGGCTCGAACCCACAGTCAGGTAACACATATGACGCACGTCTTGAAGTCAGTGAGCAGAAGTGCGTGCTGATGCTTAGAGAGCAAGAGGAGGAACTCAATAAGAAGGCTAGGAGTTCTGATGACGAG GACAATCTATGGGCAGCCTTACAAGCCCGCATCAGATTCACCAGGATGTTCTTCCAAGCTCTCCTGATGATCACAAAGAGAGACTCGCAGTCCGGAGCCGATTGCGTCGCCCTGCTCAATGGCTGCTCGGAGATGATGAAGGTCATTATCAAGACCTCGGGGAAAGGAACACAGCCTGTGGAGAATT CTGACTCCCCAAATCCCATGGGGTTCGAGCCGATGATCAACCAGCGCCTGTTACCGCCCACGTTCCCTCGCTACACGCGCATCAAGCACCGGGCCGAGGCGCTGCACTACTTCGACGAGCTGGTCGCCAGGCTGAGGCATGCGTGGAAGATCACTTCCTGCACCAACTTCCATACCGCGCTG GACTTCTTCATGGAGTTCAGCCGTCAGCGTGCGTGCATCTTGTCTCGCTCAGCTCTGCAGCTGCTGTACCTCAGCCCGTCGCCCGCCAACACGGCGGCGATGGCTCAGAGCGCTATGAACGGGCCCGCTGGCCAGCCAAGGCCGCATCATCCCTTTGTGGAAATACTCAGAGAATCTGTAAAGAATTTCGTCAACCCGCCCGCTTTGACCCCGAAGTCGCCTATGGTTTCTACGCCGCAA GCTCGGGAATTCGTAGAGAACTTCCTGGCTCGTTGCGTACGTCCGTTCGCGGTGCTGCTACAGGTGTGCGGACACAACCGCGCGAGGCAGCGGGACAAGCTCGCGTTGTTGTTGGACGAGTTCGCTGCACTGCAGGAGGAG GCGGAGGGCGTGGACGCGGTGgtgagcggcgcggcgggcacGGGCCCGCGCGCCTGCTTCGGCACGTGGCTGCTGTACCACGTGCTGCGCGTCATGATCGCGTACTTACTGTCCGGCCTCGAGCTAGAGCTCTACAGTGTGCACGAGTACCATTATATCTTCTG GTACTTATACGAGTTCCTATACGGCTGGCTGGTATCAGCGCTGGGCCGGGCTGAGAACCTCGCAGGCGACGCGGCTCGACGCGACGCCCGCGACTCGCGCAAGCAGCGCAAGAGCAAGAAGCGAGTGCGGCCATACGCCAGGGAGGGACTGCTGTGCAACGTCATGCAGAACATGTGCGGAGGGTATTATAAG GCGCTCGTAGCGTTCAAGCTACAAGGCAAGATCCGTCAGCCGCAGTCGGAGTTCGACAACGAGGCGGTGCGGTACAAGCACCGGTTTGCGCCTCTGTCCGTGCTGACGCCGCCGCAGGTGCACTACCACGAGTTCTGCGAGATGACGCAGCCGCTGCA ATACGAGAACCCTGTGATACTATATCTCGGTGGATGCAAACACTTCCAGCAGGCTCGCTCTTTGCTTGAAACCATCACAACACCAGATCAggaa GTTCAAGATCTGCTGAAGGTAGCCAAAACAAATTTCGTAGTATTAAAGCTGTTAGCCGGAGGACACAAACGGGACTCAACGGTGCCACCAGAATTCGACTTTTCAGTACATAGACATTTTCCTATTATAAAACTAGTGTAG
- the LOC124631446 gene encoding uncharacterized protein LOC124631446, with protein MKLSLVFELLLIFILLAFAASKSVRRENNTVKKGIQNRNDDIKIDENNINKYCKCVEAYCNCCREFRLPVVELHGPGCASLMYLNGDKMSVSLSFGKKVITNRTLSSRKPSPVCMPLPGGVSKFCGRVYNIARAGEEFRACLGLELQSKSTVEAAVRVSCFKFGPRGVTSEPADPLPLVPQDEKAEDDDDDDYEDDDAFGLGAGEDDDDDDDDDDDDDDGTLDAVNDVDSADYTGFSLIGEDILGDLFGSTGGKKSNKNKKKQAPAPSITTTSTTRRPRPSRRPSRRPSTRTTTVRPRRTTTVRVKPSPGNRRPTRRPNRRPTRRPTTESTTTSILTSITTTVSPPSSVTAASQSTERSTVMSTIQEQSIAPVSFISENQTPILSATTAKSVTDFEDPGLEMSLAHITGQLSELQVTPMISNNAKDSSMMNKDEESDKYEKVLTITPKTPSTISFIPTSEEAVNDDMIQIVQTLDSAETMPERETMTGDETRGHHYQFSSPVTDNYYEGLTLPKKKNRNKQFNLHDLDVLNLGQIGESVGDQLGIFGKNKRQNRDNKDTKVNGEKEQSNEYDDLVDTISHVALMVRKSDDNKNKRDRRRQNKMMREWSQV; from the exons ATGAAGCTCTCCCTGGTTTTCGAGTTGCTTCTGATATTCATACTCTTAGCTTTCGCCGCGTCAAAGAGTGTCC gGAGGGAAAATAATACTGTGAAGAAAGGGATCCAGAACAGAAATGACGACATTAAGATCGATGAGAACAATATCAACAAGTACTGCAAATGCGTGGAGGCTTACTGCAACTGCTGCCGCGAGTTCCGACTGCCCGTCGTTGAACTGCATGGACCAG GATGCGCCTCCTTGATGTACCTCAACGGAGACAAGATGTCCGTGTCGTTGAGTTTCGGAAAGAAGGTCATCACAAACCGGACTCTTTCGA gCCGTAAACCCAGCCCCGTCTGCATGCCTTTGCCGGGCGGTGTATCCAAATTCTGTGGAAGAGTATACAACATCGCCAGAGCTGGTGAAGAGTTCAGAGCTTGTCTCGGCTTAGAACTGCAATCAAAGAGCACAGTTGAAGCAGCTGTCAGAGTATCCTGCTTCAAGTTTGGTCCAAGAGGTGTGACTTCTGAACCAGCTGACCCATTGCCGTTAGTACCTCAAGACGAAAAAGCTGAagacgacgatgatgatgattatgaagaTGATGATGCATTCGGGCTTGGTGCTGGGGAagatgacgatgatgacgacgacgacgatgacGATGACGATGATG GCACACTCGACGCCGTCAACGACGTAGACAGCGCTGATTACACAGGCTTCAGTCTTATTGGAGAAGACATATTGGGAGACCTGTTTGGATCGACTGGTGGGAAAAAATCGAACAAAAACAAGAAGAAACAAGCACCTGCTCCGTCTATAACGACCACTTCTACTACTAGACGTCCTCGGCCTTCACGTCGGCCATCAAGACGGCCTAGTACCAGAACTACAACAGTACGACCAAGACGTACTACTACAGTCAGAGTTAAACCTTCCCCTGGTAACAGGAGACCAACTCGCAGACCGAACAGGAGGCCAACCAGGAGACCTACCACAGAAAGTACTACAACATCAATCCTCACGTCAATAACCACTACTGTTAGTCCACCAAGTTCAGTAACTGCCGCTTCCCAATCAACTGAGCGTAGTACAGTCATGAGTACCATTCAAGAGCAATCCATAGCACCAGTATCTTTTATATCTGAGAATCAAACTCCAATTTTATCAGCAACTACAGCCAAGAGTGTTACTGATTTTGAAGACCCAGGACTAGAAATGTCATTAGCGCATATTACTGGTCAATTATCAGAATTGCAAGTCACTCCAATGATTTCAAATAACGCAAAGGATTCAAGTATGATGAACAAAGACGAGGAATCAGATAAATACGAGAAAGTGTTGACAATCACTCCCAAAACGCCGTCGACCATATCTTTCATTCCTACGTCCGAAGAAGCCGTTAATGACGACATGATTCAAATTGTTCAAACTCTTGACTCCGCTGAAACTATGCCAGAGAGAGAAACGATGACTGGAGATGAAACTAGAGGCCATCATTACCAGTTCAGTTCCCCTGTCACAGATAACTATTATGAAGGCCTCACCCTACCCAAAAAGAAAAACAGGAACAAGCAATTCAACCTCCATGATCTGGACGTTCTTAACCTCGGCCAGATTGGAGAATCTGTGGGTGATCAACTAGGAATATTtggtaaaaacaaaaggcaGAATAGAGACAACAAAGACACGAAAGTAAACGGTGAAAAAGAACAGAGTAATGAATACGATGACTTGGTTGATACTATAAGTCACGTGGCCTTAATGGTGAGGAAATCTGACGACAATAAGAACAAAAGAGACAGGAGAAGACAGAACAAAATGATGCGCGAATGGTCACAAGTATGA